In Methanolobus chelungpuianus, a genomic segment contains:
- a CDS encoding methanogenesis marker 14 protein produces the protein MGFKPRIAESPSVRLIDLKSKPYFIVASVEVGNTTTKCILTATNLEDGKTRLVTKTVSMTRDVRPPKPGEEIFGRTLNGVELTRQSVAELVRDTLIGAVKQANLDIKEDIHFVVRSTGVVAGFDTPDEVGEFIKALADGCLMAGVPPNRMTPPMGMGNVPEKFRKHTKLEQVVFDGAVASVTPPTGATGVEIVANEMEGELATAGIKEGAKWVDVDFRNPCISIDFGTTLDGRVISPDLPYAKTIGNFCGFAGAIPDAIIKGTGLVDSKKGTALDVADKTSMDALTLKLKGKAIKEYAERIHEYIQIERVPKGRKRYGSVPVNSEAADAIGVVLIGCDVGNNGTDMDKLSEIGAEIYKKHNLKVLFAVIDEVMAKVVQRLVKVAKDEGLVYEDTAIGITGRAGITGNKPRLVLKYLHELGINHNIEENVVFVDDGLARGAAVMARCMNSMGTPFNPLGGHRGGKCILSQRIKMQKK, from the coding sequence CCTTATAGACCTCAAATCCAAACCTTATTTCATAGTGGCATCTGTAGAAGTAGGCAACACCACCACAAAATGCATACTCACCGCCACAAATCTTGAAGACGGCAAGACACGCCTTGTGACCAAGACCGTGAGCATGACAAGGGATGTCCGCCCTCCCAAGCCTGGAGAGGAGATATTCGGGCGGACCTTGAACGGTGTGGAACTTACACGCCAGTCCGTTGCCGAACTTGTAAGGGACACTCTCATTGGAGCCGTGAAACAGGCAAATCTTGACATCAAGGAAGATATCCACTTTGTTGTAAGGTCCACAGGTGTGGTAGCAGGCTTCGATACTCCTGACGAGGTGGGGGAATTCATCAAGGCCCTGGCCGATGGCTGCCTGATGGCCGGAGTACCGCCAAACAGGATGACTCCTCCCATGGGCATGGGCAATGTGCCCGAAAAGTTCCGCAAGCACACCAAGCTCGAGCAGGTGGTGTTCGACGGGGCCGTGGCCAGTGTGACTCCTCCCACTGGAGCTACAGGCGTTGAGATCGTGGCAAACGAGATGGAAGGCGAACTGGCAACCGCAGGGATCAAGGAAGGTGCCAAGTGGGTGGATGTGGACTTCCGTAACCCTTGCATTTCCATCGACTTCGGCACTACTCTTGACGGCAGGGTAATCAGCCCAGACCTTCCTTATGCAAAGACCATTGGAAACTTCTGCGGCTTCGCAGGTGCAATCCCGGATGCCATTATCAAAGGTACGGGGCTTGTGGACTCTAAAAAGGGAACTGCCCTTGATGTTGCAGACAAGACCTCAATGGATGCGCTCACTCTTAAACTGAAGGGCAAAGCCATAAAGGAATATGCAGAAAGGATACACGAATACATACAGATAGAGAGGGTTCCCAAAGGACGTAAGCGATACGGCAGCGTCCCGGTCAACTCTGAGGCCGCTGACGCCATAGGTGTGGTGCTTATCGGTTGCGATGTCGGCAACAACGGCACGGATATGGATAAACTCTCGGAGATCGGGGCTGAGATCTACAAAAAGCACAACCTCAAGGTACTCTTTGCAGTCATAGATGAGGTAATGGCGAAGGTTGTACAGCGCCTTGTGAAAGTGGCAAAGGATGAAGGCCTGGTGTATGAGGATACTGCCATCGGAATTACCGGCAGGGCCGGAATAACCGGTAATAAGCCGCGGCTAGTCCTTAAGTATCTGCACGAGCTCGGCATAAACCACAACATCGAAGAGAATGTCGTTTTTGTGGATGATGGTCTTGCGCGCGGTGCAGCCGTCATGGCAAGATGCATGAACTCCATGGGCACCCCGTTCAATCCGCTTGGCGGCCACA